Proteins encoded by one window of Deinococcus multiflagellatus:
- the dnaA gene encoding chromosomal replication initiator protein DnaA: MSQEIWADVLGYVRKNISEVEYHTWFAPVKNLGVQEGSLVLGVRNSFAQEWFRKHYLELLEDALRSLGAQNPQVTFQVLPAAQDALLLPTDPPPGPPPPAPAGRAPSPPLPENRKVLNPKYTFENFVVGPNNNLAHAAALAVAESPGKAYNPLFIYGDVGLGKTHLMHAVGHYMTERFPGKRIEYVSTESFTNDLINAIRDDKMTQFRNRYRSVDLLLVDDIQFLAGKERTQEEFFHTFNALYENHKQIILSSDRPPKDIQTLEGRLRSRFEWGLITDIQSPEFETRVAILKMNAEHNRINIPQEVLELIARQVTSNIRELEGALMRVVAFSSLNNVPFSRAVAAKALSNVFAPQEVKVEMMDVLRQVATHYNMPAEVIRGAGRVREVVTARQVAQYLIRELTDHSLPEIGQFFGRDHSTVMHAISKVTEALGKDAELTASVDTLRRRMQGLDDDEVEA, translated from the coding sequence ATCTCGCAGGAAATCTGGGCGGACGTGCTGGGGTACGTCCGCAAGAACATTTCAGAGGTCGAATACCACACCTGGTTCGCGCCGGTGAAGAACCTGGGCGTGCAGGAAGGCTCGCTGGTGCTGGGCGTGCGCAACTCGTTCGCCCAGGAGTGGTTTCGCAAGCACTACCTGGAACTGCTCGAAGACGCCCTGCGCTCGCTGGGCGCGCAGAATCCGCAGGTGACCTTTCAGGTGCTGCCGGCCGCACAGGACGCCCTGCTGCTGCCCACCGATCCGCCGCCGGGCCCGCCACCGCCGGCACCCGCAGGCCGCGCGCCCAGCCCCCCTCTGCCGGAAAACCGCAAGGTGCTCAATCCCAAATACACCTTCGAGAACTTCGTGGTGGGGCCCAACAACAACCTCGCGCACGCCGCCGCCCTGGCCGTGGCCGAGTCGCCGGGCAAGGCATACAACCCCCTCTTTATCTACGGGGACGTGGGCCTGGGCAAAACCCACCTGATGCACGCGGTGGGCCACTACATGACCGAGCGCTTTCCCGGCAAGCGCATTGAGTACGTCTCCACCGAGTCGTTCACGAATGACCTGATCAACGCCATCCGCGACGACAAGATGACGCAGTTTCGCAACCGCTACCGCTCGGTGGACCTGCTGCTGGTGGACGATATCCAGTTTCTGGCCGGCAAGGAGCGCACGCAGGAGGAGTTCTTCCATACCTTCAACGCGCTCTACGAGAACCACAAGCAGATCATCCTGAGTTCCGACCGGCCGCCCAAGGACATCCAGACCCTGGAAGGGCGCCTGCGCAGCCGCTTCGAATGGGGCCTGATCACCGATATCCAGTCTCCGGAATTCGAGACGCGGGTGGCGATTCTGAAGATGAACGCCGAGCACAACCGCATCAACATCCCGCAGGAGGTGCTGGAACTCATCGCCCGGCAGGTCACCAGCAACATCCGGGAACTCGAAGGCGCGCTGATGCGGGTGGTGGCCTTTTCCAGCCTGAACAATGTGCCCTTCTCGCGGGCAGTGGCGGCCAAGGCCCTGAGCAACGTCTTTGCACCCCAGGAAGTCAAGGTGGAGATGATGGACGTGCTGCGGCAGGTGGCCACGCACTACAACATGCCCGCCGAGGTGATTCGCGGCGCTGGGCGCGTGCGCGAGGTGGTCACCGCCCGGCAGGTGGCCCAGTACCTGATCCGCGAGCTGACAGACCATTCACTCCCCGAAATCGGCCAGTTCTTCGGCCGGGACCACTCCACCGTCATGCACGCCATCAGCAAGGTCACCGAGGCCCTGGGCAAGGACGCCGAACTGACTGCCTCGGTGGACACCCTGCGCCGCCGGATGCAGGGGCTGGATGACGATGAGGTTGAAGCATAA
- a CDS encoding NAD-dependent epimerase/dehydratase family protein produces the protein MDILVLGGTKFVGRHIVLALLAAGHRVTVLTRGQSPDELPAEVERLHGDRNVGEAGLAALAGRTWAACVDVSGYTPGQVRASAEGLQGQVGRYVFISTASVYAEPDRHPVREDDPLLPPAAEDVTEITGETYGPLKVTCEQIVQATYGERATILRPQIVAGPYDHTARYPYWPDRASRGGETLLPGDGTDHLQVIDARDLARFTVQVIEQGIGGVFNLAGPRLTWAEFARVLGITQPVWLGQDALERAGLGFRELPLYLPEAAPQAGLMDLSAERALAAGLTLTPPEVTAQNTRAWSAGAHLDYALSPEREAEVLRAHREKEN, from the coding sequence ATGGACATTCTGGTTCTGGGCGGCACCAAGTTCGTGGGGCGGCATATCGTGCTGGCGTTGCTGGCGGCCGGGCACCGGGTGACAGTGCTCACCCGGGGGCAAAGCCCCGACGAGCTGCCCGCCGAGGTGGAGCGCCTGCACGGTGACCGGAACGTCGGCGAGGCGGGGTTGGCCGCTCTGGCCGGGCGCACCTGGGCCGCCTGCGTGGATGTCAGCGGCTACACACCTGGGCAGGTGCGCGCCAGCGCCGAGGGGCTGCAGGGTCAGGTAGGACGCTACGTGTTCATCAGCACCGCCAGCGTCTATGCCGAGCCGGACCGCCACCCGGTGCGCGAGGACGACCCGCTGCTGCCCCCCGCCGCCGAAGACGTGACCGAGATCACGGGTGAAACCTACGGCCCCCTCAAGGTCACCTGCGAGCAGATCGTGCAGGCCACCTACGGCGAGCGGGCCACCATCCTGCGCCCCCAGATCGTGGCCGGGCCCTACGACCACACTGCCCGCTACCCGTACTGGCCTGACCGCGCGAGCAGGGGAGGGGAGACCCTGCTGCCCGGCGACGGCACCGACCACCTGCAGGTGATTGACGCGCGGGATCTGGCCCGCTTTACCGTGCAGGTGATTGAGCAGGGCATTGGCGGCGTGTTCAACCTCGCCGGGCCCCGCCTGACCTGGGCCGAGTTCGCCCGCGTCCTGGGCATCACCCAGCCGGTGTGGCTGGGCCAGGACGCGCTGGAGCGGGCCGGGCTGGGCTTCCGCGAACTGCCCCTGTATCTCCCCGAGGCGGCGCCCCAGGCCGGTCTGATGGATCTCAGCGCCGAGCGGGCCCTGGCCGCCGGGCTGACCCTGACCCCGCCCGAAGTCACCGCCCAGAACACCCGGGCCTGGAGTGCGGGGGCGCATCTGGACTACGCCCTGAGCCCCGAGCGAGAAGCTGAAGTCCTGCGCGCACACCGAGAAAAAGAAAACTGA
- the dprA gene encoding DNA-processing protein DprA, which produces MTGPSVNGPTLFDAAPPALADERLALLVLRFTTQLGPRRIEGLRRHFGSAVAVLQAPGRALREVSGLDSRSVAALGDARAQGQAHTRAQTELARTQAEGVTLLFRGLPGYPAALNALGDPPPVLWVRGDLPELPEVPRAIGMVGTRAASPHGAAFTRMLAADLARAGVVVVSGLARGIDTAAHGAAVEAGGLSIAVLGSAVDVIYPSENRALAERLILVSESPLGTRPAQHLFPERNRLIAALSAGTVVVEGERRSGSLITATHALECGRTVFAVPGRAGDPRAAGPHQLLRDGAVLTESAADVLTELGWGAAPPAPLPDLPPEQARVLAALHEPRTLDDLQTLTGLPLSEVQTALVLLQLLGLTEEVGGRWVRR; this is translated from the coding sequence GTGACTGGCCCCTCTGTGAATGGCCCCACCCTGTTCGATGCCGCGCCGCCCGCCCTGGCCGATGAGCGACTGGCCCTGCTGGTCCTGCGCTTTACCACCCAGCTGGGCCCGCGCCGGATTGAGGGGCTACGCCGGCACTTCGGCAGCGCCGTAGCGGTCCTGCAGGCCCCGGGCCGCGCCCTGCGCGAGGTGTCGGGCCTGGACAGCCGCAGCGTGGCGGCGCTGGGGGACGCCAGAGCCCAGGGGCAGGCCCACACCCGCGCCCAGACCGAACTGGCCCGCACCCAGGCCGAAGGGGTCACCCTGCTGTTCCGGGGCCTGCCCGGTTACCCGGCGGCGCTCAATGCCCTGGGTGATCCGCCCCCGGTGCTGTGGGTGCGCGGCGACCTGCCCGAGTTGCCCGAGGTCCCGCGCGCCATTGGCATGGTGGGCACCCGCGCGGCCAGCCCGCACGGCGCCGCCTTTACCCGCATGCTGGCCGCCGATCTGGCGCGGGCCGGCGTGGTGGTGGTCAGTGGACTGGCGCGGGGCATTGACACGGCGGCGCACGGGGCGGCCGTGGAGGCTGGGGGCCTCAGCATCGCGGTGCTGGGGAGCGCGGTGGACGTGATTTACCCCAGCGAGAACCGGGCCCTGGCCGAGCGCCTGATCCTGGTCAGCGAGTCGCCGCTGGGCACCCGCCCAGCCCAGCACCTCTTTCCCGAACGCAACCGCCTGATTGCCGCGCTGTCGGCCGGGACCGTGGTGGTGGAAGGCGAGCGCAGATCCGGTTCGCTGATCACCGCCACGCACGCCCTGGAGTGTGGCCGCACGGTGTTTGCGGTGCCGGGCCGCGCGGGCGATCCCCGCGCCGCTGGCCCCCACCAGCTGCTGCGCGACGGCGCCGTGCTGACCGAGAGCGCCGCCGATGTCCTGACCGAACTGGGCTGGGGCGCCGCCCCGCCAGCCCCCCTGCCAGACCTGCCCCCCGAACAGGCCCGGGTACTGGCCGCTCTGCACGAACCGCGCACGCTGGACGACCTACAGACCCTCACCGGCCTGCCCCTGTCCGAGGTGCAGACCGCGCTGGTGCTGCTCCAACTGCTGGGCCTGACCGAAGAGGTGGGCGGGCGCTGGGTGCGGCGCTAG
- a CDS encoding sensor histidine kinase, translated as MTPGAGLHSARVAWRHSLRFRLALTYSLLALGLITLITLGVVTLLLGRMERQFQDRLNERADTLAQAFTDPGSLGRAAGSASAYTMLIGFDGQVTSASSALREYIEAPYPFGDLSRVPVQNTTVRVVKRKAGNFGTLWVGLPEDDLLSARQSALSALLLALIVSPAVLLLTGWFVGRRALAGLESAASLADRIDPTRSLETLPLPGREDEVHRLLAAINRLLVRIEAGQAREKQLLGQIVHELGAPLTVLKASLQRAEERTRDPEVARAALVADELTFTTQDLMQLARGQLELKLAWHYIPARTLQGRLDRLVPGTTFLGDWQGGILCDPDRLTQALRNLLANARRAAGPAGTVTLTLQETPERVTFTVHDSGPGLPDDLGERIFEPFVSGAGSSGLGLSVARQIARLHGGELSGTTHPQGGALFTLTIPGAALGDEEDEPLDEDPVEEDPVPASS; from the coding sequence CTGACGCCCGGCGCGGGGCTGCACTCCGCGCGGGTGGCGTGGCGCCATTCCCTGCGCTTCCGGCTGGCCCTCACCTACAGCCTGCTGGCCCTGGGCCTGATCACCCTCATCACCCTGGGGGTGGTCACGCTGCTCTTAGGCCGCATGGAGCGGCAGTTTCAGGACCGCCTGAACGAACGCGCCGACACACTGGCCCAGGCCTTTACCGACCCCGGTAGCCTGGGCCGGGCGGCGGGCAGCGCCAGCGCCTACACCATGCTGATTGGCTTTGATGGGCAGGTAACCAGCGCCAGTTCGGCGCTGCGCGAATACATCGAGGCGCCCTATCCCTTTGGCGACCTGTCGCGCGTGCCGGTGCAGAACACCACGGTGCGCGTGGTCAAGCGCAAGGCCGGCAACTTCGGCACCCTGTGGGTGGGTCTGCCCGAAGACGACCTGCTCTCGGCCCGCCAGAGTGCCTTAAGTGCGCTGCTGCTGGCCCTGATCGTCTCGCCCGCTGTGCTGCTGCTGACGGGCTGGTTCGTGGGGCGGCGCGCGCTGGCCGGGCTGGAAAGTGCCGCCAGCCTCGCCGACCGCATTGACCCCACCCGTAGCTTGGAGACCCTGCCGCTGCCCGGACGCGAGGACGAGGTTCACCGCCTGCTGGCGGCCATCAACCGCCTGCTGGTGCGCATTGAGGCCGGGCAGGCCCGCGAAAAGCAGCTGCTGGGCCAGATTGTGCATGAGCTGGGCGCGCCGCTGACCGTCCTGAAAGCCAGCCTGCAGCGGGCCGAGGAACGCACCCGCGACCCGGAGGTGGCCCGCGCGGCGCTGGTGGCCGACGAGCTGACCTTCACCACCCAGGACCTGATGCAGCTGGCGCGCGGCCAGCTGGAACTGAAGCTGGCGTGGCATTACATTCCGGCGCGCACGCTGCAGGGCCGCCTGGACCGGCTGGTGCCCGGCACCACGTTTCTGGGCGACTGGCAGGGCGGCATCCTGTGCGACCCGGACCGGCTGACCCAGGCCCTGCGCAACCTCCTGGCCAACGCCCGGCGCGCGGCGGGCCCCGCCGGCACCGTGACCCTCACCCTGCAGGAGACCCCGGAGCGCGTCACCTTTACCGTCCACGACAGCGGCCCCGGCCTGCCCGATGACCTGGGCGAACGCATTTTCGAGCCCTTCGTGAGCGGCGCAGGCAGCAGCGGCCTGGGCCTCAGCGTGGCCCGTCAGATTGCCCGGCTGCACGGCGGCGAGCTGAGCGGCACCACCCACCCCCAGGGCGGCGCGCTGTTCACCCTGACCATCCCCGGCGCGGCGCTGGGCGACGAGGAAGATGAGCCTCTGGACGAGGACCCAGTCGAGGAAGACCCCGTGCCCGCCTCCTCCTGA
- a CDS encoding response regulator transcription factor — MLAQILIVEDDPHLGPLLKEYLSADYQVHHAATLKDAQAWLGTHTAQLILLDLNLPDGDGLDLVAALRQYSSTPVLVLSARSGVQERVAGLNAGADDYLTKPFAMPELDARITALLRRTAAGTGVNLGNTSLSTSSLLLTVGDKHVNLTEHEARILELMMRTPERVFSRADIESHLYGWETPNSNSVEVRISQLRKKLEHAGSDLRIRTIRNVGYVLQA, encoded by the coding sequence ATGCTGGCTCAGATCCTCATTGTTGAAGACGACCCACACCTGGGGCCGCTGCTCAAGGAATACCTCTCGGCCGACTATCAGGTGCACCACGCCGCCACGCTCAAAGACGCCCAGGCGTGGCTGGGCACCCACACCGCGCAGCTGATCCTGCTGGACCTGAACCTGCCCGACGGCGACGGCCTGGATCTGGTGGCGGCCCTGCGGCAGTATTCCAGCACGCCTGTGCTGGTGCTTTCGGCACGCAGTGGCGTGCAGGAGCGGGTGGCGGGCCTGAACGCGGGGGCCGACGATTACCTCACCAAGCCCTTCGCCATGCCCGAGCTGGACGCCCGCATTACAGCCCTGCTGCGGCGCACGGCGGCCGGGACCGGCGTGAACCTGGGGAACACCAGCCTCAGCACCAGTTCGCTGCTGCTGACCGTGGGCGACAAGCATGTGAACCTCACCGAGCACGAGGCGCGGATTCTGGAGCTGATGATGCGCACCCCGGAACGCGTGTTTTCCCGCGCGGACATTGAGTCGCATCTATACGGCTGGGAAACCCCCAACAGCAACTCGGTGGAAGTGCGCATCTCGCAGCTGCGTAAAAAACTGGAACATGCCGGCAGTGACCTGCGCATCCGCACCATTCGCAACGTCGGCTATGTGCTGCAGGCCTAG
- a CDS encoding dihydrolipoamide acetyltransferase family protein, whose protein sequence is MKEVLLPELAESVVEGEILKWLVQEGDTIVLEQPLCEVMTDKVTVELPSPVAGVLHKRLAGEGDVVAVHAAIALIDEGGSAASAPTPTQGIQNSAGSPAAPGSALPPQAQEEREQVGGSIVEAGHLANKADDDSSSLFKAFASDEKIQVQGLTNRAGENLAGSGAPGTYTGGVGSILNREPAPAGRADGRVLAVPAARQLARELGLDLTQVQGSGPNGRIRVSDVLAHGQRAQAAPAPQPAPAPQAAPQAPAQKGAAGGGMTVPPVQYRTPKGYEHLEERVPLRGMRRAISNQMVASHLYTVRTLTVDEVNLSKLVEFRSRVKDEAAAAGVKLSYLPFIFKAVAVALRKFPSLNTSFDEATQEIVQKRYYNIGMAVATDAGLTVPVLKDVNHKSIFDLAREVTDLAGRAQAGKLQADELAGSTFSVTNIGSIGALFSFPIINVPDAAILGVHSIQKRPIVNEYDEIVVAHMMYLSLSFDHRLVDGAEAARFCKEVIRLLENPDRLMLEAM, encoded by the coding sequence ATGAAAGAAGTGCTGCTGCCCGAACTTGCCGAAAGCGTGGTAGAGGGCGAAATCCTGAAATGGCTGGTGCAGGAAGGCGATACCATTGTCCTGGAACAGCCCCTGTGCGAAGTGATGACCGACAAGGTGACGGTGGAGCTGCCCAGCCCCGTGGCCGGGGTGCTGCACAAGCGCCTGGCGGGCGAGGGTGACGTGGTGGCCGTGCACGCCGCCATTGCCCTGATTGACGAGGGGGGCAGCGCCGCCAGCGCGCCCACGCCCACCCAGGGCATTCAGAACAGTGCGGGCAGCCCCGCCGCCCCCGGCAGCGCCCTGCCGCCGCAGGCCCAGGAAGAGCGCGAACAGGTGGGCGGCAGCATCGTCGAGGCCGGGCATCTGGCGAACAAGGCCGACGACGATTCCAGCAGCCTGTTCAAGGCGTTTGCCTCGGACGAGAAGATTCAGGTGCAGGGGCTGACCAACCGGGCCGGCGAGAATCTGGCCGGCAGCGGCGCCCCGGGCACCTACACGGGCGGCGTGGGCAGCATCCTTAACCGCGAGCCCGCCCCGGCTGGCCGCGCCGACGGCCGGGTGCTGGCGGTTCCCGCCGCGCGGCAGCTGGCCCGCGAACTGGGCCTGGACCTGACCCAGGTGCAGGGCAGCGGTCCCAACGGGCGCATCCGCGTGTCCGACGTGCTGGCGCATGGCCAGCGTGCCCAGGCGGCCCCGGCACCCCAGCCAGCCCCCGCGCCGCAGGCCGCCCCCCAGGCCCCGGCCCAGAAGGGCGCCGCAGGCGGCGGCATGACCGTGCCCCCGGTGCAGTACCGCACGCCCAAGGGCTACGAACACCTGGAAGAGCGCGTGCCCCTGCGCGGCATGCGCCGGGCCATCAGCAACCAGATGGTGGCCAGCCACCTGTACACCGTGCGCACCCTGACGGTGGACGAGGTGAACCTCAGCAAGCTGGTGGAATTCCGCAGCCGCGTCAAGGACGAGGCCGCCGCCGCTGGCGTGAAGCTCTCGTACCTGCCGTTCATCTTCAAGGCGGTGGCGGTTGCTCTGCGCAAGTTCCCCAGCCTGAACACCTCGTTCGACGAGGCCACGCAGGAAATCGTGCAGAAGCGCTACTACAACATTGGCATGGCGGTCGCCACCGACGCGGGCCTCACGGTGCCGGTGCTGAAAGACGTGAACCACAAGAGCATCTTTGACCTGGCGCGCGAAGTCACCGATCTGGCGGGCCGCGCCCAGGCGGGCAAACTGCAGGCCGATGAACTGGCGGGCAGCACCTTCAGCGTCACGAACATCGGGTCTATTGGCGCGCTGTTCTCATTCCCCATCATCAACGTGCCCGACGCCGCCATTCTGGGCGTGCACTCCATCCAGAAGCGCCCCATTGTGAACGAGTACGACGAGATCGTGGTGGCGCACATGATGTACCTCTCGCTGTCCTTTGACCACCGCCTTGTGGACGGCGCCGAGGCCGCGCGCTTCTGCAAGGAAGTGATTCGCCTGCTGGAAAACCCCGACCGGCTGATGCTGGAAGCGATGTAA